A genomic window from Maridesulfovibrio sp. includes:
- the ptsP gene encoding phosphoenolpyruvate--protein phosphotransferase yields MVGLVIVSHSQTLAQGVLELAEQMTRGSVVMEAAGGIDDPDNPIGTDPMKVMMAIESVAAQSEDGVLVIMDLGSALMSAETALDFLPDEVKEKVLLCSAPIVEGTMAAAVQASVGASLQEVSAEAGAALNVKIEQLAPITGETVTPAAGREEVLDAGQEGEELSIDLLILNKMGLHARPAANLVAASGKFKSVIQITKGDKSASGKSINQVALLAVKNGETITVTAAGPDALQAIESIKALHADNFGERDEDVTEAVKAVEVCKTGGEGFVHGAPASAGYAVGPAYVHTAKLPEVQRKDISDVDAEIARLDKALSTALDDLHALQLETEKTAGKANAAIFEVHGLILGDKDMLDRAVSIISEEKVNAEFAWFQVMDNIASDYRGLEDSYMQARAADVMDCGGRVLRALTGEGEPVIVLDQESIIVAHDLTPSDVAGMDPEKVLGIVTEIGGATSHAAILSRSMGIPAVIGTGECFGQISDGEVIALDGIEGIVWTNPDQAKLDALSAKRDVWIADREKAKANGAAPANTLDGTGIMVMGNIGTPADAPRVREYGAEGVGLFRTEFLFQDRDQEPDEQEQFEAYAEAAKAMNGNPVIIRTLDIGGDKPVKYLDSPVEENPFLGERGIRFCMARPELFRTQLRALLRAASEENIWIMFPMISGVEELQNVLDFQAGVRDELIAEGMQIAEKIKTGIMIEVPSAVAEAEKLGAICDFFSIGTNDLTQYVMAADRGNKTVAKICDSLNPAVLRMVKMTCDAAAANNIEVGMCGELAGNAKASALLIGLGLNELSMSGPSIPDVKEAIRTVSMDDCRALAEKALTAKSGDEVRELLK; encoded by the coding sequence ATGGTAGGATTAGTAATTGTTTCCCACAGCCAGACTCTGGCTCAGGGTGTTTTGGAACTTGCGGAGCAGATGACCCGTGGTTCAGTAGTTATGGAAGCCGCGGGCGGTATTGACGATCCCGATAATCCCATCGGAACGGACCCTATGAAAGTTATGATGGCTATTGAATCCGTTGCGGCCCAGTCTGAAGACGGAGTTCTGGTTATCATGGATCTCGGAAGTGCTTTAATGAGTGCTGAAACCGCGCTCGATTTCCTGCCCGATGAAGTTAAAGAAAAGGTTCTGCTTTGTTCCGCCCCAATAGTGGAAGGAACCATGGCGGCAGCGGTACAGGCTTCTGTCGGAGCCTCACTTCAAGAGGTCAGCGCCGAGGCCGGGGCAGCTTTGAATGTGAAGATCGAACAGTTGGCCCCCATTACCGGGGAGACTGTCACTCCTGCCGCTGGAAGGGAAGAAGTTTTGGATGCAGGTCAGGAAGGCGAAGAACTGAGCATAGATCTTTTGATCCTCAATAAAATGGGACTTCATGCCCGCCCGGCAGCAAACCTTGTTGCCGCGTCCGGAAAATTTAAATCCGTTATCCAGATAACTAAAGGTGATAAAAGTGCATCCGGTAAGAGCATCAATCAGGTCGCTCTGCTTGCGGTCAAAAATGGCGAGACTATTACAGTCACTGCTGCAGGACCGGACGCACTGCAGGCCATTGAAAGTATAAAGGCTTTGCATGCCGATAATTTCGGTGAGCGTGATGAAGATGTCACCGAAGCCGTGAAGGCAGTGGAAGTCTGCAAGACAGGCGGCGAAGGTTTCGTGCACGGCGCACCTGCTTCCGCTGGTTACGCTGTCGGTCCGGCCTATGTCCATACGGCCAAGCTCCCGGAAGTTCAGCGTAAGGATATTTCCGATGTTGATGCTGAGATTGCCAGACTCGACAAGGCTCTCTCGACCGCGCTGGACGATCTCCATGCCTTGCAGCTGGAAACAGAAAAGACCGCAGGTAAGGCCAATGCAGCAATTTTTGAAGTTCACGGACTGATCCTCGGCGACAAAGACATGCTTGACAGGGCTGTTTCCATAATTTCTGAGGAAAAAGTCAATGCCGAGTTCGCCTGGTTTCAGGTTATGGATAATATTGCATCCGATTATCGCGGCCTGGAAGACAGCTATATGCAGGCACGTGCCGCGGATGTCATGGATTGCGGCGGAAGGGTTCTGCGTGCGTTGACCGGGGAAGGCGAGCCGGTCATTGTTCTTGATCAGGAATCAATTATAGTCGCCCATGATCTTACCCCTTCGGATGTTGCCGGAATGGACCCGGAAAAGGTACTCGGCATTGTGACCGAAATCGGCGGGGCTACTTCGCATGCAGCCATCCTGTCCCGCTCAATGGGTATTCCCGCTGTCATCGGAACAGGAGAATGCTTCGGGCAGATTTCAGATGGTGAGGTTATTGCTCTGGACGGTATCGAAGGTATTGTTTGGACAAATCCTGATCAGGCTAAACTGGACGCACTCTCTGCCAAGCGTGATGTCTGGATTGCTGATCGTGAAAAAGCCAAGGCCAATGGAGCTGCTCCGGCCAATACTTTGGACGGAACCGGCATAATGGTCATGGGTAACATCGGTACTCCGGCTGATGCTCCGCGTGTTCGCGAGTACGGAGCGGAAGGCGTAGGGCTTTTCCGTACGGAATTCCTTTTTCAGGATCGTGATCAGGAACCGGATGAGCAGGAGCAGTTCGAAGCATATGCTGAAGCTGCCAAGGCCATGAACGGCAATCCGGTCATTATCCGTACCCTTGATATCGGTGGTGATAAGCCGGTTAAATATCTTGATTCCCCGGTGGAAGAAAATCCGTTTCTTGGTGAACGCGGGATTCGTTTCTGCATGGCAAGACCTGAGCTTTTCCGCACCCAGCTGCGCGCATTGTTGCGGGCTGCCAGTGAGGAGAATATCTGGATAATGTTCCCCATGATTTCAGGGGTTGAAGAGTTGCAGAATGTGCTTGATTTTCAGGCTGGAGTCCGTGATGAGCTCATAGCCGAAGGTATGCAGATTGCCGAAAAGATCAAGACCGGAATTATGATCGAAGTTCCTTCCGCTGTTGCCGAAGCTGAAAAGCTCGGGGCGATCTGCGATTTTTTCAGCATCGGCACTAATGACCTGACCCAGTACGTGATGGCTGCGGACCGCGGTAATAAGACAGTAGCTAAAATCTGTGACAGTCTAAATCCAGCAGTGTTGCGCATGGTTAAAATGACCTGCGATGCTGCTGCTGCGAATAATATCGAGGTCGGTATGTGCGGAGAGTTGGCCGGGAATGCCAAGGCTTCCGCATTGCTGATTGGACTAGGTCTGAATGAACTGAGCATGAGCGGTCCGTCTATCCCGGATGTCAAAGAGGCTATCCGCACTGTTTCCATGGATGATTGCCGCGCCTTGGCTGAAAAAGCACTGACCGCTAAATCCGGAGACGAAGTCCGGGAGTTGTTGAAGTAG
- the dhaL gene encoding dihydroxyacetone kinase subunit DhaL, with protein sequence MSMNKAQLIAWLGRLNEVYADKKEYLTELDAAIGDADHGINMNRGFSKVVEKLPTVEDKDIGTILKTVGMTLMSSVGGASGPLYGTFWMKGGMIMGGKEELSPEDFAKVIEAGVEGILQRGRPVLGDKTMYDFWAPVLEVVKDKAGNGEDVLSIVEAALPVGEKALADTIPLQARKGRASYLGERSIGHQDPGATSSYYMLETLKEVLS encoded by the coding sequence ATGTCTATGAACAAGGCACAACTTATTGCATGGCTCGGCAGACTCAATGAAGTTTATGCCGATAAGAAAGAATATCTTACTGAATTGGATGCCGCTATCGGTGATGCAGACCACGGAATCAATATGAACCGCGGATTCAGCAAAGTTGTGGAAAAACTGCCCACAGTCGAAGATAAAGATATCGGAACTATCCTCAAGACCGTGGGTATGACCTTGATGTCCAGCGTCGGCGGAGCCAGCGGTCCGTTGTACGGGACTTTCTGGATGAAGGGTGGAATGATTATGGGTGGTAAGGAAGAATTAAGCCCTGAAGATTTCGCGAAAGTTATTGAAGCAGGAGTTGAAGGCATCCTGCAGCGTGGCCGCCCCGTCCTCGGCGACAAGACCATGTACGATTTCTGGGCGCCAGTGCTCGAAGTTGTCAAGGATAAAGCAGGAAACGGCGAAGACGTTCTCTCTATTGTTGAAGCTGCTTTGCCTGTTGGAGAAAAGGCCCTTGCCGACACCATCCCCTTGCAGGCTCGTAAAGGCCGCGCCAGTTATCTCGGCGAAAGATCCATCGGTCATCAGGACCCCGGCGCAACTTCCTCTTATTACATGCTGGAAACTCTGAAAGAAGTTTTGTCTTAA
- the dhaK gene encoding dihydroxyacetone kinase subunit DhaK, producing MKKLINDVENVVKEQLEGMALAHPELKVNYDPYYVVRADAPVKGKVAIVSGGGSGHEPMHGGFVGKGMLDGACPGEVFTSPTPDQMYECAKAVDSGEGVLFMVKNYTGDVMNFEAAAELVAAEGIKVQNILIDDDVAVKDSLYTAGRRGVGTTVLAEKIVGAAADAGYDLEKCSDLCRKVNQYGRSFGVALTSCTVPAAGKPTFELAENEVEMGIGIHGEPGIERTPLKSVDEMTQYAAEQIIDDPSYSRTVREWNGSEWEDKKLTDEPFAKGDKVIAFVNSMGGTPVSELYAVYRKLDEVCKAKGISIVRNLIGPYITSLEMQGFSITLLKADDEILKFWDAPAKTPGLTW from the coding sequence ATGAAAAAATTGATTAATGATGTGGAAAATGTGGTTAAGGAACAGCTTGAGGGTATGGCCCTCGCCCATCCTGAGCTGAAAGTGAACTACGACCCCTATTACGTAGTACGCGCAGACGCTCCGGTTAAAGGCAAGGTCGCTATTGTTTCCGGCGGCGGTTCCGGCCACGAACCCATGCACGGCGGTTTTGTCGGCAAAGGTATGCTTGACGGAGCCTGCCCAGGTGAAGTTTTTACTTCTCCCACCCCTGACCAGATGTACGAATGCGCTAAAGCTGTTGATAGCGGTGAAGGCGTTCTTTTTATGGTAAAGAACTACACTGGTGACGTAATGAACTTTGAAGCCGCTGCCGAGCTTGTAGCAGCTGAAGGCATCAAGGTTCAGAATATTTTGATTGATGATGACGTAGCAGTAAAAGACAGCCTCTACACTGCCGGCCGTCGTGGTGTTGGAACCACCGTTCTCGCTGAAAAGATTGTCGGTGCAGCTGCCGATGCAGGCTATGACCTTGAGAAATGCTCTGATCTCTGCCGCAAGGTTAACCAGTATGGCCGCTCTTTCGGCGTAGCGCTTACTTCCTGCACTGTTCCCGCTGCGGGTAAGCCTACATTCGAACTGGCCGAAAACGAAGTTGAAATGGGTATCGGTATCCACGGTGAGCCAGGGATTGAACGCACTCCGCTTAAATCCGTTGATGAAATGACCCAGTATGCTGCCGAGCAGATCATTGATGATCCCTCATATTCCCGCACTGTCCGCGAATGGAATGGTTCCGAGTGGGAAGATAAAAAGCTTACCGACGAACCCTTTGCCAAGGGTGACAAGGTTATCGCTTTTGTTAACAGCATGGGCGGGACTCCGGTATCCGAACTTTACGCTGTCTACAGAAAGCTTGATGAAGTCTGCAAGGCAAAGGGGATCAGCATTGTCCGCAATCTGATCGGTCCCTACATCACTTCTCTGGAAATGCAGGGTTTCTCCATTACTCTGCTCAAGGCTGATGATGAAATTCTTAAGTTCTGGGATGCTCCGGCAAAGACTCCCGGTCTGACCTGGTAA
- a CDS encoding glycosyltransferase family 2 protein: MTNHYELSLVIPVYNEQDNLRKLMQEIDSALEPINIPYEVIFVDDGSKDDSLAVLKEISSTYPKARYISFAENRGQSAAFCAGFDEARAPRVATMDADLQNDPADLPAMLNLYNEGHEMTIGWRQKRKDVWIKRIASKFANAIRNRLTNETVKDTGCSLKIMDTAMVRAIPRFNGMHRFLPTLMKMQGASVAEMKVNHRPRYEGESKYGTLDRAIAGGYDLLGVRWLLGRHFSYSVKERSGDE, from the coding sequence ATGACAAACCACTACGAACTTTCCCTCGTGATACCTGTATACAATGAACAGGATAATTTACGAAAACTGATGCAGGAAATTGATTCGGCGCTCGAACCTATCAATATTCCATACGAAGTTATATTTGTAGACGACGGCAGCAAAGATGACAGTCTTGCCGTGCTCAAAGAAATTTCATCCACTTACCCCAAAGCCCGTTATATTTCATTTGCGGAAAACAGAGGGCAGTCCGCTGCTTTCTGTGCCGGATTTGATGAAGCCCGTGCTCCGCGTGTTGCAACCATGGATGCCGACCTGCAGAATGACCCTGCCGATCTTCCGGCCATGCTCAACCTTTATAATGAAGGGCATGAAATGACCATTGGCTGGCGCCAGAAACGCAAGGATGTCTGGATCAAACGCATTGCTTCCAAGTTCGCTAATGCCATCCGCAACAGGCTGACCAATGAAACAGTGAAGGATACCGGTTGTTCACTGAAAATAATGGACACCGCCATGGTCCGGGCTATCCCCAGATTCAACGGCATGCACCGCTTTCTGCCCACACTAATGAAAATGCAGGGTGCTTCCGTTGCTGAGATGAAAGTAAACCACCGGCCACGCTACGAAGGTGAATCCAAGTACGGAACCCTCGACCGGGCCATAGCAGGCGGATACGATCTGCTTGGTGTACGCTGGTTGCTTGGACGCCATTTTTCCTATTCCGTAAAAGAACGCAGCGGCGACGAATAA
- a CDS encoding VTT domain-containing protein: MSAVSSESKVSMKALIKGLAMLAVLGLSVYLIRYAGLADALDTHWMDEHVRSRGLAGVLTYVGLAAFFSAVGFPRQIICFMGGYAYGFALGTLLGTIGTGLGCAGAFIYSRLVGRSFIKRKFGSRIQKVDDFLSRSPFNMALTIRFFPLGSNVITNVLAGVTSIPAMPFILGSAVGYLPQNMVFALFGSGVEVSSTLRMVVAVVLFAISSYLGFRIYRKYRNQAGAVVE; this comes from the coding sequence ATGAGTGCAGTAAGCAGCGAATCAAAAGTCAGCATGAAAGCCCTGATCAAGGGACTGGCTATGCTGGCTGTATTGGGTTTATCGGTTTATCTGATCCGCTATGCAGGACTGGCCGACGCTCTTGATACCCATTGGATGGATGAACATGTACGTTCACGCGGCCTTGCCGGTGTTTTGACTTATGTCGGGCTGGCCGCATTCTTCTCGGCTGTAGGATTTCCCCGTCAGATAATCTGTTTCATGGGTGGATACGCCTACGGATTCGCATTGGGAACCCTGCTCGGAACTATCGGAACCGGGCTTGGCTGCGCCGGGGCTTTCATCTATTCCCGACTTGTTGGACGTTCTTTTATCAAAAGAAAATTCGGCTCCAGAATCCAGAAAGTGGATGATTTCCTCAGCCGCAGTCCGTTCAATATGGCCCTGACCATCCGTTTTTTTCCACTGGGCAGCAACGTGATAACCAATGTGCTTGCAGGTGTTACCAGCATTCCGGCCATGCCCTTTATTCTAGGCTCGGCTGTTGGTTACCTGCCCCAGAATATGGTCTTTGCCCTTTTCGGCAGTGGCGTGGAAGTTTCCTCCACCCTGCGCATGGTCGTAGCTGTGGTCCTTTTCGCCATATCATCTTATCTGGGATTTCGGATCTACCGCAAATACCGTAATCAGGCAGGGGCCGTTGTTGAGTAA
- a CDS encoding MoxR family ATPase, protein MTPKLIADSLRILIKSQQPTFLWGPPGVGKSQIVAQVAQKHDLELIDLRAVLLDPVDLRGLPRISDTGEASWCPPSFLPTKGEGILFLDELNAAPPLVQAACYQLVLDRKLGEYKLPQGWTVIAAGNRESDKAVTHRMPSALANRFVHLDFEVSVDNWLDWASQNNIADELQAFIKFRPGLLHDFDPARNEKAFPSPRSWEFVSGIIKSGPPPEVEFELFKGTVGEGAAAEFTGFCKIYRKLPDPEFVLKSPDKVAIPEDPATIYALCESVGAKTSADTAESVMVFASRLPAEFAVLLVRNAVKKDRSIVASEGFQHWATANSDILF, encoded by the coding sequence ATGACCCCCAAATTGATAGCCGATTCACTGCGTATTCTCATCAAATCACAACAACCGACCTTCCTCTGGGGACCGCCGGGGGTGGGTAAAAGCCAGATTGTGGCTCAGGTAGCACAAAAACATGACCTTGAGCTGATTGACCTGCGCGCTGTACTTCTTGATCCGGTAGATCTGCGGGGCTTGCCACGCATATCCGATACCGGAGAAGCAAGCTGGTGCCCCCCGTCATTCCTTCCGACAAAAGGGGAAGGAATCCTTTTTCTGGACGAACTCAATGCCGCTCCACCGCTGGTGCAGGCCGCGTGCTATCAACTGGTACTTGACCGCAAGCTCGGTGAATATAAATTACCACAGGGCTGGACCGTTATTGCAGCCGGGAACCGTGAGTCAGACAAAGCTGTAACCCACCGCATGCCTTCCGCTCTGGCCAACCGCTTTGTACACCTTGATTTCGAGGTAAGCGTCGATAATTGGCTGGACTGGGCTTCCCAAAACAATATTGCTGATGAATTGCAGGCCTTCATAAAATTCAGGCCCGGACTTCTGCATGACTTTGATCCCGCGCGAAATGAAAAAGCTTTTCCTTCTCCGCGTTCATGGGAATTTGTTTCCGGAATCATTAAATCCGGCCCTCCCCCTGAAGTCGAATTTGAACTTTTCAAAGGGACAGTCGGCGAAGGTGCGGCAGCGGAATTCACCGGTTTCTGCAAAATCTACCGTAAACTTCCCGATCCGGAATTTGTACTCAAATCGCCGGACAAGGTAGCGATTCCGGAAGACCCGGCCACGATTTACGCCCTTTGCGAATCTGTCGGAGCGAAAACATCTGCTGACACAGCGGAATCGGTTATGGTTTTCGCATCAAGACTGCCTGCGGAATTTGCGGTACTGCTTGTCCGCAATGCCGTTAAGAAAGACCGCTCGATTGTAGCATCCGAAGGATTCCAACACTGGGCCACAGCCAATTCGGACATTCTTTTCTAG
- a CDS encoding VWA-like domain-containing protein: MNADRKLLKARADLLLRQPFFGSLCLRMVPHEDSTCNGTWTDGKTLAYNPHFVDRISHEELQGVLAHTVMHPACQHHKRRGNRDARLWNMACDYSINWILLEAGFTLPDGFMDDEKYHGKNAEEIFTDLTKNFDQAGNPEIGKQQDGPKRIDIEYEDGKGEGNDLEAGEDDERSPTGEDGESSTEGIDSEEIEDSEGETDEEQSADPGGTGEVRDADDAESGNGESGDETDKDWLQALAQAVNLARDCGDLPGGLGRFVQNMLYPKVDWRELLDRFISARARNDYAWTPPSRRHLHLGMYLPSLSTEQLPEIVLAVDTSGSIAPDELDQFATELSSILETYETTVRVLWCDLEITGEQLFSRADLPLELQAEGGGGTDFRPVFNWIEQNYIDPACLVYLSDMECGQFPEHEPDYPVLWARTGGGGYSPPFGDMIDVC, translated from the coding sequence ATGAATGCAGACCGCAAACTACTAAAAGCCCGCGCCGATCTACTGCTGCGGCAACCGTTTTTCGGGTCACTCTGCCTGCGCATGGTTCCGCATGAAGACAGCACCTGCAACGGAACATGGACCGATGGGAAAACACTGGCCTACAATCCTCATTTTGTGGACAGAATATCGCATGAAGAATTGCAGGGAGTGCTGGCCCATACAGTAATGCACCCCGCCTGCCAGCATCACAAACGACGCGGCAACCGCGATGCACGGCTATGGAACATGGCCTGCGATTATTCCATAAACTGGATTCTGCTTGAAGCTGGGTTCACACTTCCTGACGGTTTTATGGATGATGAAAAATACCACGGTAAAAATGCCGAGGAAATCTTTACCGATCTGACCAAAAATTTTGATCAGGCTGGAAATCCGGAGATCGGTAAGCAGCAGGACGGTCCCAAACGCATCGATATCGAGTATGAAGACGGCAAAGGCGAAGGAAACGACCTTGAAGCCGGGGAAGACGATGAACGCTCACCAACCGGGGAAGACGGCGAATCATCGACCGAAGGTATCGACTCAGAAGAGATAGAAGATTCCGAAGGAGAAACCGACGAAGAGCAGTCAGCTGATCCCGGTGGAACCGGCGAAGTCCGTGATGCCGATGATGCGGAATCAGGCAACGGCGAGAGTGGAGATGAAACGGACAAGGACTGGCTACAAGCCTTGGCTCAGGCTGTGAATCTGGCCCGTGATTGCGGAGATCTCCCCGGTGGACTTGGAAGGTTTGTGCAAAACATGCTCTACCCCAAAGTGGACTGGCGGGAACTGCTGGACCGCTTCATAAGTGCCCGCGCCCGCAACGACTATGCATGGACACCGCCCAGTCGGCGTCATCTGCATCTGGGGATGTATCTCCCTTCCCTTTCAACCGAACAACTTCCAGAAATTGTGCTGGCTGTGGACACGTCAGGCAGTATTGCCCCTGATGAACTGGATCAGTTTGCAACAGAACTATCATCGATCCTTGAAACCTATGAGACTACGGTCAGGGTCCTCTGGTGCGACCTTGAAATTACCGGAGAACAGCTGTTCTCCCGCGCCGACCTACCCCTTGAACTGCAAGCTGAGGGCGGCGGCGGAACAGATTTCCGCCCTGTTTTCAACTGGATTGAACAGAACTATATCGACCCGGCATGTCTTGTTTATCTCAGCGATATGGAATGCGGCCAATTTCCGGAACATGAACCGGATTACCCTGTGCTGTGGGCCAGAACCGGCGGAGGGGGATACTCGCCGCCCTTCGGAGATATGATTGATGTTTGCTGA
- a CDS encoding manganese efflux pump MntP family protein, translating into MSFYEIFIISVALAMDAFTIAVACGLCMPEVSKRQNFRLSFHFGLFQALMPLLGWLAGLTVKSMVEVYAPWISFILLAFVGGKMIQESFDTEESCDTYKDPTKGFSLVFLSVATSLDALAVGLSFSIMEYPIIVPCIMIGITALILTAFGLWLGKTFAKASRYSHIAERVGGVVLILIGVKLLLQ; encoded by the coding sequence ATGTCTTTTTACGAAATATTTATTATCTCCGTGGCTCTTGCCATGGACGCTTTTACAATCGCCGTGGCCTGCGGCCTGTGCATGCCGGAAGTAAGCAAACGTCAAAACTTCCGGCTCTCGTTTCACTTCGGCCTTTTTCAAGCACTCATGCCGCTGCTTGGCTGGCTGGCCGGACTCACTGTAAAATCCATGGTCGAAGTTTATGCCCCGTGGATTTCCTTTATCCTTTTGGCCTTCGTTGGCGGAAAAATGATTCAGGAATCATTTGATACTGAAGAATCATGCGATACATACAAAGACCCTACCAAAGGTTTTTCCCTTGTTTTTCTCTCTGTTGCGACTAGTCTGGATGCGTTGGCCGTCGGGCTTTCCTTCTCGATCATGGAATATCCCATCATTGTTCCCTGTATCATGATTGGTATTACCGCTCTGATTTTAACCGCATTCGGACTCTGGCTTGGAAAAACGTTTGCCAAGGCATCTCGCTACAGCCATATTGCAGAGAGGGTCGGCGGAGTGGTCCTGATCCTCATTGGAGTTAAGCTACTGCTTCAGTAA
- a CDS encoding alpha/beta fold hydrolase — translation MPLLQPPPYKPKFPLQSGHIQTIFPRLFRKVSLPPVVKRRIETPDGDFLDIDWHLASSTRLAVIAHGLEGNSRRPYVLGMARALVLAGWDCITYNFRGCSHEMNKKSGMYHSGDTRDLHTVLKYGLDHGIYEDAALIGFSMGGNHVLKYLGEDPEKVPSKVKRAIGISVPCDLEKSAMRLCDKSNFIYSNYFLRSLRQKVKIKNNQFPDLYPLDKLSSIKNIVDFDNAYTAPINGFADAIDYYRQSSCKQFLSKIKIPSLILNAEDDPFLTPECYPVQEAEGSQFISLQIPKYGGHVGFADIPIEKQLWSESRAVRFLNT, via the coding sequence ATGCCTTTATTGCAACCCCCACCCTATAAACCTAAATTTCCGCTTCAGTCCGGTCATATCCAAACAATATTTCCTCGCCTCTTCAGAAAAGTAAGCCTCCCGCCTGTAGTAAAAAGAAGAATCGAAACACCTGATGGCGACTTTCTGGATATAGACTGGCATCTTGCAAGCAGTACCCGCCTTGCAGTTATCGCCCATGGCCTTGAAGGCAACTCACGCAGACCATATGTTTTAGGAATGGCCCGCGCCCTCGTGCTCGCAGGATGGGATTGCATTACCTACAATTTCCGCGGTTGCAGCCATGAAATGAATAAAAAATCCGGGATGTACCACAGCGGCGACACCCGGGACTTACATACCGTTTTGAAGTACGGCCTTGATCACGGTATTTATGAAGACGCGGCCCTTATTGGATTCAGTATGGGAGGCAATCATGTGCTTAAATATCTTGGTGAAGATCCTGAAAAAGTACCTAGCAAGGTAAAAAGAGCTATCGGCATCTCCGTTCCCTGCGATCTTGAAAAATCCGCAATGAGACTTTGTGATAAATCCAACTTTATTTATAGTAATTATTTTCTGCGATCGTTAAGGCAGAAAGTAAAAATAAAGAACAATCAATTTCCTGACTTATATCCCCTCGACAAACTTTCCTCCATCAAAAATATCGTTGATTTCGACAACGCATATACTGCTCCCATCAACGGCTTTGCAGACGCCATCGACTACTACCGGCAATCATCCTGCAAACAGTTTCTAAGCAAGATAAAAATTCCCTCCCTCATTCTTAATGCCGAGGATGACCCCTTTCTGACACCGGAATGCTATCCGGTTCAGGAAGCCGAAGGAAGTCAATTCATATCCCTGCAGATTCCCAAATATGGTGGACATGTCGGATTTGCTGATATCCCCATAGAGAAACAACTCTGGTCTGAAAGCAGAGCGGTAAGATTTCTGAATACTTAA